One Thunnus albacares chromosome 12, fThuAlb1.1, whole genome shotgun sequence genomic region harbors:
- the tmub1 gene encoding transmembrane and ubiquitin-like domain-containing protein 1 produces MALIEGVGDEVTLLFGSLLLLLVLLLAWISTRTSEPPEHLFTSTAGPAPSLRPASSLQDTPPSSSSSVTFSSSSPSSSVSDGSERSVTEAPPPAAATQEDQEKAGEEGGDGGGRREEGGDGLRNRGGDSASSQRNMVVRLKFLNDTERTAQVQPQDTIGYIKRTYFAGQEQQVRLIYQGQLLQDDAQTLASLNLVHNCVLHCHISQHAVRGAAAGTRPADQVQVALNVGSLMVPLLVLMLSVLWYCQIQYRQFFTAPATASLVGVTIFLSLVAFGVYRR; encoded by the exons ATGGCTCTGATCGAGGGCGTTGGGGACGAGGTGACGCTGCTGTTCggctctctgctgctcctgctggtgctgctgctggccTGGATCTCCACCCGCACCTCCGAGCCCCCGGAACACCTGTTCACCTCCACCGCAGGCCCCGCCCCCTCACTGAGGCCTGCCTCCTCCCTGCAGGACAcgcccccctcctcctcctcctccgtcaccttctcctcctcctcgccatCCAGCTCCGTGAGCGACGGCAGTGAGCGCTCTGTGACGGAGGCTCCGCCCCCTGCCGCCGCCACCCAGGAGGACCAGGAGAAGGCTGGGGAGGAGGGCGGGGatggaggggggaggagggaggagggaggggacgGGCTGAGGAACAGAGGGGGAGACTCGGCGTCCTCTCAGAGGAACATGGTGGTCAGACTGAAGTTCCTGAACGACACCGAGAGGACGGCTCAGGTCCAACCTCAGGACACCATCGGATACATCAAACG GACCTACTTTGCGGGTCAGGAGCAGCAGGTCCGTCTGATCTATCAGGGTCAGCTGCTGCAGGACGACGCTCAGACTCTGGCCTCTCTGAACCTGGTTCATAACTGTGTCCTGCACTGCCACATCTCCCAGCACGCCGTCCGGGGCGCGGCGGCGGGGACGCGGCCCGCTGACCAGGTGCAGGTGGCTCTGAACGTGGGCAGCCTCATGGTCCCCCTGCTGGTCCTCATGCTGTCGGTGCTGTGGTACTGTCAGATCCAGTACCGTCAGTTCTTCACGGCCCCGGCCACCGCCTCGCTGGTCGGAGTCACCATATTCCTCAGCCTCGTGGCCTTCGGAGTCTACCGCCGCTAG